A stretch of Ipomoea triloba cultivar NCNSP0323 chromosome 11, ASM357664v1 DNA encodes these proteins:
- the LOC115995955 gene encoding uncharacterized protein LOC115995955, which yields MDISAIEDRCADLTIDKEEVGGLEAPDVHGPSEQPSHWEVVGRFLTDRLIKFEHMQQVLASVWQPIMGMRVLSLEDNLFLFQFPHYKDVQRVFDDGPWSYENNLLVCKQVAIGFRPEDVVLDSVDFWIQIDGLPSVYATSDFIQQIRNYVGSFLSVDPNNFGSGRRSYYRIRVRINVLTPLKRRMKLNRRDGTSQWVTFKYERLSIFCFCCGLLGHSDKFCRMVYEKGISPDNFPYGAWLRAGSRRQVQPVGAKWLLAELPSKPNVTPSSDILVSPLELVERVESSGLQGDLKRRRDDTIESSDTHGKDIVMSDGPKNLQLAGLESQSRPSQ from the coding sequence ATGGATATCAGTGCTATTGAAGATAGATGTGCAGATCTCACGATAGATAAGGAAGAAGTGGGAGGTCTTGAGGCTCCTGATGTGCATGGCCCTTCTGAACAACCTTCTCATTGGGAGGTGGTTGGCCGCTTCCTTACTGACCGTTTAATCAAGTTTGAGCATATGCAGCAAGTTCTTGCATCGGTTTGGCAGCCAATTATGGGTATGCGAGTCCTATCTCTTGAAGACAACCTGTTTCTATTCCAATTCCCTCATTACAAGGATGTGCAACGAGTTTTCGATGACGGACCTTGGTCGTATGAAAACAATCTTCTGGTGTGTAAGCAGGTTGCGATCGGCTTTCGACCGGAGGATGTGGTGTTAGACTCGGTCGACTTTTGGATCCAGATTGATGGTTTGCCGTCTGTTTATGCAACAAGCGATTTTATACAGCAAATCAGGAACTATGTTGGTTCTTTCTTGTCTGTTGATCCGAATAACTTTGGTTCAGGTCGCCGAAGCTATTATCGTATTAGGGTTCGAATAAATGTTTTAACCCCTTTGAAACGTAGGATGAAGTTGAATCGCAGAGATGGAACTTCTCAATGGGTAACCTTTAAGTATGAAAGGTTAAGTATCTTCTGCTTCTGCTGTGGTTTACTTGGTCACTCCGACAAGTTTTGTAGGATGGTGTATGAAAAGGGTATTAGCCCCGATAACTTCCCGTATGGAGCATGGCTGCGTGCGGGTTCTAGACGTCAGGTGCAACCTGTGGGCGCAAAGTGGTTACTTGCTGAGCTTCCTTCAAAACCAAATGTCACACCATCATCTGATATTCTTGTTAGCCCGCTGGAATTAGTAGAGAGAGTGGAAAGCAGTGGTCTGCAAGGCGATCTAAAGCGCCGTAGGGATGACACGATTGAAAGTAGTGACACGCACGGAAAGGATATTGTAATGTCAGATGGTCCAAAAAACTTGCAGTTGGCGGGTCTGGAGAGCCAATCCCGCCCTTCCCAATGA
- the LOC115995956 gene encoding secreted RxLR effector protein 161-like: MATFGTYHAALRNLEVHQMDVKTTFLNGELDEEIYMEQPKGFVVLGQENKYARYPTVLEGYSDASWILDIKDSKSMSGYVFTLAGATIVWKSSKQIVIAKSTMESEMIALDKCCEEAE; this comes from the exons atggctacttttggcacttatcatgCTGCACtgcggaatttggaagttcatcaaatggatgttaaAACAACTTTCTTGAATGGCGagttagatgaggaaatctatatggaacaaCCCAAAGGGTTTGTGGTTCTGGGCCAAGAAAACAAA TACGCGAGATATCCTActgtacttgaagggtatagcgaCGCTAGTTGGATATTGGacattaaggattctaaatccaTGAGTGGCTAcgtgtttacactagccggtgcaACCATTGTGtggaaatcttccaagcaaATAGTAATAGCCAAGTCTACGATGGAATCTGAAATGATTGCCTTGGACAAGtgctgtgaagaggctgaatga
- the LOC115995954 gene encoding uncharacterized protein LOC115995954, whose amino-acid sequence MGSSRTIRELLDMVSKQRPSFVFIMETKSTTSQMERVRVRMGYEGLFCVDRVGLGGGLALFWRDSGMASLISFSTNHIDVEVHLPGKLVWRLTGFYGHPERSKRQLSWDLLRKLKEDSSLPWAVIGDFNDITSQAEKRGTHTHPIMLIDGFNTALNDCNLFDMGMRGNQFTWERGRGTDAWVEERLDRVVASIEWADLFGERIAHCGDSLWLWGGEIYNKFGKRIRQLRDKLKFLKESRIPIVITQFLEAEKELDGLLKQEEVFWKQRSKQLWLKHGDLNTKYFHTFASTRRRNNHLQRLLNPDNIWTEGNALNLEVLRYFNQIFQSAGTSSNIFPHVRSRISEEMNADLLQPFTIEEIKAALFSMAPEKSPGPDGMCPSFYQTFWPIAGHDLYIFIMHCFNTCAFPEGLNDTNIVLIPKKKVPERVSGLRPIALCNVAYKVLAKALANRMKVTLESIISPSQSAFVPDRLLTDNVIIASEIGHYLRWKSTGLTSWAALKLDMAKAYDRMEWDFLKGRLLARSLLPEGFGKEIHYLLTYLFSVLKDYLFCFKGPEARGDIHGVRIARGAPAISHLFFADDSLLFFKATSAQAQKIKDYLEEYSAASGQAINYTKSSLMFSTNTPEELRLSVATCVGVPESTDFGRYLGLPSVLGKNKTAIFRYLEQRIQERIGSWQHKFISRAGREVLIKSIAQALPIFTMFVFLLPNQLCDSIEKLLNRYWWSSGGERQKGIHWLSWARLSKPKKYGGMGFKRIHEFNIALLAKQGWRLLIKPDSLVGKLLKARYFPRCGFLEAQLGCNPSYIWRSILAGQQVLKQGVARTIGDGVDTNIWGWPWLADTRDPNLQTQCAEYLIDAKVSGLMDANGQWDVEVLEDLFTDTDVKKILATPTSCNYKDSWRWQGDIRGLYSVKHGYHLLTANSMLKRSSNLKEYGLEGDAHCVITSRKRLPTFSVTALLRVSYGRMLMYFRVDLCQFLWMMFFVCPRLTELFSWQQCSGQYGQRGMIVCGEMGFGWLNACGGFGAVIRDHLGTFVAAKSDTIGCVRDPLLAEAMAIKEALAWVKELGHNNLIIETDCLNFCLAFHSRTLDFSYVGSIIKQCRIIARDIGNLSVRHVKRSVNHVAHVLAKATGSLSVRGSWVLHPPDCIAALLFS is encoded by the exons ATGGGTAGCTCCCGGACAATTCGTGAATTATTGGACATGGTGTCCAAACAGCGCCCTAGTTTTGTTTTTATCATGGAAACAAAATCTACTACGAGCCAGATGGAAAGAGTGCGTGTACGAATGGGGTATGAAGGTTTGTTTTGTGTTGATCGGGTGGGCTTAGGTGGTGGTTTAGCATTGTTCTGGAGGGATTCAGGGATGGCATCTCTCATTAGCTTCTCAACCAATCATATTGATGTTGAAGTACACTTGCCAGGGAAACTGGTTTGGAGGCTAACGGGTTTCTATGGACATCCCGAGAGATCCAAGAGACAACTGTCATGGGACCTCCTTCGTAAGCTCAAAGAGGACTCATCTCTGCCATGGGCTGTAATTGGTGATTTCAACGATATTACCTCCCAAGCAGAGAAACGTGGTACGCATACTCATCCTATTATGCTCATTGATGGGTTTAATACGGCATTAAATGATTGCAATCTGTTTGATATGGGAATGAGGGGGAATCAGTTCACGTGGGAACGGGGTCGTGGAACTGATGCTTGGGTCGAGGAGCGACTTGATAGGGTTGTAGCTTCTATTGAATGGGCTGATTTGTTTGGCGAG CGTATTGCTCATTGTGGGGACTCCCTTTGGCTTTGGGGTGGCGAGATATATAACAAATTCGGTAAGAGGATTCGACAGTTACGTGACAAGCTTAAGTTTCTAAAGGAGAGCAGAATTCCTATTGTAATCACTCAATTCTTGGAGGCAGAGAAGGAACTAGATGGGCTCCTAAAACAGGAAGAAGTGTTCTGGAAACAAAGGTCAAAGCAATTGTGGCTCAAACATGGCGACCTGAACACAAAGTATTTTCACACTTTTGCCTCCACTCGCCGCCGTAACAATCACCTGCAACGCCTTTTGAACCCTGATAATATTTGGACCGAGGGTAATGCTTTAAATCTTGAGGTTCTCAGGTATTTCAACCAAATTTTTCAATCAGCTGGTACTAGTTCAAATATTTTCCCCCATGTTCGATCCCGGATTTCTGAGGAGATGAATGCCGATCTTTTGCAGCCGTTCACTATTGAGGAGATCAAAGCTGCTCTTTTTTCAATGGCCCCCGAAAAATCTCCCGGTCCTGATGGTATGTGCCCTTCTTTTTATCAAACTTTTTGGCCAATTGCTGggcatgatttatatatatttattatgcaTTGCTTCAATACTTGTGCCTTCCCCGAGGGGCTAAATGACACCAACATAGTGCTTATTCCGAAGAAAAAGGTGCCGGAAAGGGTTTCTGGTCTTCGGCCGATTGCCTTGTGTAATGTGGCATATAAGGTTCTGGCAAAGGCTCTTGCGAATCGTATGAAGGTCACTTTGGAAAGTATCATCTCCCCTTCTCAAAGTGCCTTTGTTCCGGACAGGCTACTGACTGATAATGTTATTATTGCGAGCGAGATTGGGCATTACCTACGCTGGAAAAGCACTGGTTTGACTAGTTGGGCTGCGTTGAAGCTTGACATGGCCAAAGCCTACGATCGCATGGAATGGGACTTTTTGAAAG GCAGGCTGTTGGCACGATCACTCCTACCAGAGGGATTCGGCAAGGAGATCCATTATCTCCTTACTTATTTATTCTCTGTGCTGAAGGATTATCTATTTTGCTTCAAAGGGCCGGAGGCCCGGGGTGACATTCATGGTGTTAGAATTGCTAGAGGTGCACCCGCTATATCTCATCTTTTTTTCGCCGACGACAGCCTCCTTTTCTTTAAAGCCACTAGTGCTCAAGCCCAGAAAATTAAGGATTACCTAGAAGAGTATAGTGCAGCTTCAGGGCAAGCAATTAACTATACTAAGTCGAGCCTGATGTTCAGTACGAATACACCGGAGGAGTTACGTTTATCTGTAGCGACTTGTGTTGGGGTTCCTGAGTCGACGGATTTTGGGCGTTATCTTGGTTTACCTTCGGTGTTGGGAAAAAATAAGACCGCCATTTTTCGTTATCTTGAGCAGAGAATTCAAGAGAGGATTGGTAGTTGGCAACATAAATTTATTTCAAGGGCTGGCAGGGAAGTTTTAATCAAAAGCATTGCTCAAGCACTTCCTATTTTTACAATGTTTGTTTTCCTCTTGCCAAATCAGTTGTGTGATAGTATTGAGAAACTGCTTAACAGATATTGGTGGAGTAGTGGAGGGGAGCGGCAGAAGGGCATTCATTGGTTGAGCTGGGCACGGTTAAGCAAACCAAAAAAATATGGAGGGATGGGGTTTAAGCGCATTCATGAGTTCAACATCGCTCTACTAGCCAAGCAGGGTTGGCGTCTGCTAATCAAACCAGATTCTTTGGTTGGCAAGTTACTGAAAGCTAGATACTTTCCTCGTTGTGGTTTTTTAGAGGCACAACTCGGCTGTAATCCGAGCTATATTTGGAGGAGCATTTTAGCGGGTCAACAGGTTCTTAAACAAGGGGTTGCTCGCACTATAGGTGATGGAGTTGACACTAATATATGGGGTTGGCCTTGGTTAGCTGATACCAGAGATCCAAACCTTCAAACGCAGTGTGCTGAATATTTAATTGATGCTAAAGTTAGCGGGTTGATGGATGCAAATGGTCAGTGGGATGTGGAGGTTCTTGAGGACTTGTTCACTGATACGgatgttaaaaaaatattagcaACACCGACTTCTTGTAATTATAAAGATTCTTGGCGATGGCAAGGTGATATACGGGGTCTGTACTCTGTTAAACATGGGTATCATCTTCTAACGGCTAATTCCATG TTAAAGAGATCCTCAAATCTAAAAGAGTATGGATTGGAGGGGGATGCCCATTGTGTGATCACGTCGAGGAAACGCCTGCCCACCTTTTCTGTCACTGCATTGTTGCGCGTCAGTTATGGGAGAATGCTGATGTACTTCAGGGTAGATCTTTGCCAGTTTTTATGGATGATGTTCTTTGTTTGCCCACGGTTGACAGAGCTATTTTCATGGCAGCAGTGTTCTGGACAGTATGGTCAACGCGGAATGATTGTGTGTGGAGAAATGGGGTTTGGATGGTTGAATGCTTGCGGAG GATTTGGTGCGGTGATTCGTGATCACTTGGGAACCTTTGTGGCGGCCAAAAGTGATACCATCGGTTGTGTTCGTGATCCGTTGCTTGCAGAGGCTATGGCGATTAAGGAAGCGTTGGCTTGGGTTAAAGAACTTGGGCATAATAATCTTATTATTGAGactgattgtttaaatttttgtttagcTTTCCACTCTCGTACTCTGGATTTCTCGTATGTTGGTTCTATTATTAAGCAATGTCGTATTATTGCTAGGGACATTGGCAACCTATCGGTTCGCCATGTCAAGCGGTCAGTGAATCATGTGGCTCATGTTCTTGCAAAGGCAACTGGTTCTTTGTCTGTCCGGGGTTCCTGGGTTCTACACCCACCTGACTGTATTGCTGCTTTATTGTTTTCTTAA